One part of the Parambassis ranga chromosome 8, fParRan2.1, whole genome shotgun sequence genome encodes these proteins:
- the LOC114439388 gene encoding uncharacterized protein LOC114439388 isoform X2, whose amino-acid sequence MGKSRVSPTNVMTIPRLELSAAVVAVRVSDLLRNELEIQNLQEFFWTDSTVVLGYINNDARRFQVFVANRVQRIKASTTPEQWSHVTSEENPADHASRGLTAEQLKTSNWFTGPKLFWQRELPVRDSKVGEISENDPVLRKAFVCDTTAREYKSLLDRFQKFSDWSRRVRAVARLKQKIREFKGVMHTDEGTSLEERKEAELVSIKLAQEQAFSQEIKSLKQKKAVSKTSNLHKLNPFLDEEGVLRVGGRLRQAVLHPHVKHPAILPKSSHISALLVKHFHDKVYHQGYGMTLNELRANGWWVLGGSSVVSTHTFIKVSSAGNIGEVPKNKK is encoded by the coding sequence ATGGGAAAGTCCAGAGTTTCACCAACCAATGTCATGACTATCCCACGACTTGAACTCTCTGCAGCAGTCGTTGCAGTTCGTGTCAGTGACTTGCTGAGAAATGAGCTGGAAATCCAGAACCTACAGGAGTTCTTTTGGACAGATTCCACAGTTGTTCTTGGCTACATCAATAATGATGCCAGGCGCTTTCAAGTGTTTGTAGCCAATCGTGTCCAGAGGATTAAAGCAAGCACAACTCCTGAACAATGGTCTCATGTTACCTCTGAAGAGAATCCTGCAGATCATGCTTCCCGGGGTTTGACTGCAGAACAACTCAAGACATCAAACTGGTTCACTGGCCCAAAGCTTTTCTGGCAAAGAGAACTTCCTGTCAGAGATAGCAAGGTGGGAGAAATCAGTGAGAATGATCCAGTACTTCGAAAGGCCTTTGTGTGTGACACTACCGCAAGGGAATACAAATCTTTACTTGATCGTTTCCAGAAGTTCTCAGATTGGTCTAGGCGAGTAAGAGCAGTAGCaagactaaaacaaaaaatcagGGAATTCAAGGGTGTAATGCATACAGATGAAGGTACTAGCCttgaagaaagaaaggaagctGAGCTTGTGAGCATCAAGCTAGCTCAAGAACAAGCATTTTCACAAGAGATTAAGAGTCTGAAACAAAAGAAAGCAGTTTCAAAGACAAGCAATCTCCACAAACTGAATCCATTTTTGGATGAAGAAGGCGTGCTTAGAGTAGGAGGACGTCTAAGACAAGCTGTGTTACATCCACATGTGAAACACCCTGCCATACTtcctaaaagcagtcacatatCAGCTCTACTTGTGAAGCACTTCCATGATAAGGTCTACCATCAGGGATATGGAATGACATTGAATGAACTGCGAGCTAATGGGTGGTGGGTTCTTGGAGGTAGCAGTGTtgtttcaacacacacattcattaagGTGTCAAGTGCAGGAAATATAGGAGAGGTCCCAAAGAACAAAAAATGA